A stretch of DNA from Methanogenium sp. S4BF:
GCGTTTCTTGTGCTGATTGGGCTGGCTGCAAATTTAATAGAAAATCCTTTAAATGATAATTAGGCATCTAATGATGAAAATAGTATATATTGCAACTTCAATTATCCCATCCCGCACAGCAAATAGTATCCATGTAATGAAGATGTGCCAGGCGTTTGCTCAGAATGGGCATGAGGTATTTCTCTTGGTGCCAGATAGGTATAAGGAGTGTGAGCTAGGGATTGTGGATGTCTTTTCTTTTTATGGTGTGGAGAGGTGTTTTGAGATTGTCTATATACCATTACTTCCAATTAAGGGCAAAAATTTAGTATTTGGATTTCAGGCAGCACAAAATGCGAAACAGTTTAAACCAGATCTTGTTTATGGGAGAGATCTTGCAGGTTGTTTTTTTATTTCATTGATGAAATATCAAACCATTTTTGAATCTCATGCACCAGTTGGTAACTTTATTTATGTGAGAATGATTAAAAAACTTATCAAAAGCTCGACCCTCAAGAAATTTGTTGTTATTACTTATGCGCTAAAGAATTATTATATAGAGCAATATCCCTTCCTCGAAGATAAAATATTTGTTGCCCCTGATGGAGCTGATTCCATACCAAATACCATATTGCCCGTTACATTTCCTAACAAAGGTAAAAAGTTGCAGGTTGGATATGTAGGGCATTTATATCCTGGGCGAGGTATTG
This window harbors:
- a CDS encoding glycosyltransferase family 4 protein, whose product is MMKIVYIATSIIPSRTANSIHVMKMCQAFAQNGHEVFLLVPDRYKECELGIVDVFSFYGVERCFEIVYIPLLPIKGKNLVFGFQAAQNAKQFKPDLVYGRDLAGCFFISLMKYQTIFESHAPVGNFIYVRMIKKLIKSSTLKKFVVITYALKNYYIEQYPFLEDKIFVAPDGADSIPNTILPVTFPNKGKKLQVGYVGHLYPGRGIEVIEQLAKRCPWADFHIIGGTDDDINSCMQLIKPSNNLIFQGYKPSFEAEKYRLGCDILLAPYQNKVSVAGGGNTVKWMSPLKVFEYMASGKAIICSDIPVLKEVLDHGRNAILCDPEDIDSWENALLYLYENETERIRIGDNAKSDLISNYTWYSRVQKILDKI